The sequence below is a genomic window from Lolium perenne isolate Kyuss_39 chromosome 4, Kyuss_2.0, whole genome shotgun sequence.
ACTGATAAATTATTTTTTCATAAAAAATCGTTAGAATAAGATGAATGTTGTCATTAGAAATCGTTCACCGTAAATGAACAAATCGTTGCATAAAACTAATATGTTCGCATATTCAAATATTGTTCACGTGGTACGTTCAAATTTTTGAAGATCAACACAGTTGTCCAGGTTCTGGACTTATGAACTTCAACACATAGTAGTACTGTTTTTTTTAAGTTTGGTCCATTTCAAAAATATGTGACGTGAAGATCTATTACAATGTTTCTTTGTGAAGATTTACTTTCTAGCGAGGAACCAAGCGAGAGAAAAGAACGGCGAACCAGTCGAGTAAAAAAGCACGTGGAAAAAACTGAAGCAGACGAGAGAAAACAATGTGAAAAGAAAGAGCAAAGCAGGATAAACGATGGCTATTCCTATTCTCCGCTCATAGCGGGAGCGATGCGACGCTCCGCACAGGATGGATTAtttctgggccggcccactaacgagGACAGCGTGTGTTTTCCGGTTTTCTTCAGTTTATTCAtggttttttctgttttcttcagtTTATTCATGGTTTTCTCGGTTTTTGATGGTTTTCCGATTTTTTGTCTGTCAGTTTCTTCGAATTTTCCAAAACTgaaattttttaaattttaaattttcaaGTTTTTCTGAAGTTTTTAAAATCAGAACGAATTTTGAACATttcgaaatttgaacattttttagattgaacaattttagaattgaacatttttaaatttaatatttttcagattttgaccTTTTCAAAATTCGAACATTTTTCACATCCAACAATTTTTAGATAACGATAGTTTTCAAATTCGAACATTTTTCAGATTCAAAcgttttttagatttgaacatttGTAAAATATAAACATTTTTGATTCAGATATTATTCAAATTCGAacattttttagatttgaacaaattttagatCTAAACATTTTTTAATTCATTTTTTAGATTCAaacaatttttaaatttgaatatttttcaatCCAATTTTTTATGAACATGAGTTCTGAAGCcttattttaaaacatgaaacgtATGTGCGTACGTATACTCTACTGTGCGCTGAAATTGCCATGAAGCACGTACCCGTGCCTTGAACGAAGAAACGGGAAAAGATCTGCTCAGCCGAAATGGGCCGAGCCCATAGTTGCCAGGCTTATGCGGAGCCAATCGTCGCTCCGCTTAAAGCGGAGAATAGGGGCTCCCGGAACCAGCGCGTACGCATTTCGCCGAGCAGCTCTCCGGCGGGACCGTGCCGGTCGGCGTTCACCGGCGGCGACCCGCTTGGGATTCACCTCCTCCTCCTAGGGCGGCGGCTCCGTGCCGGTTAGTGGTCACCTCACTCCCTCTCCGATTACTCTGCACTGTTTGGCTTGTGCCCCCTGACAGCTCGGTAGCCCCAGCAATGGCAGCTTCTCGAACAACGCGACCTCCCGGTGAAGACGGCAGGACGGGAGCAGCGATGGGGGCGCGCGTTCGCTCGTTCTTGGTGGTGGCCGGCGGTCGCTCGCTTGCGCTTCGACGGCGAGGGCCAACGACGGCTTGCCTCGGTGTCGCGAGCAAGCAGCGATTCAAAATTTTCTTTGGACTACCTCGAAAAAAAAAAATTCTTTGGTGACCGTCAGCCCTATCCCTGCCACAGGTAATTTCTTCCGGCCCAGCACGACCACTCGAGCAGAGCTCATGTATTATTCCTGATTTCCCCATGTGAAACTGTGTGCAGGGTGTTAAACACTCTAGATCGATAGGTGTAGGATCTGTGCCGGTAGAGAGacagtctgtgagcatttaccttATCCCTGGAGGACGACGAACCCGTCGGATTAGACATGGTGGCGATGGCGACGATGACGGTGTGAGGTTGAGGGAgagaggtggcggcggagcttcccgtcggcactgcaCTAACCCTAATCGGTGGGTCTGGTGGGGCGAGTGGCTGCTCAGGGCAACCTCGTACCGTGTGCCACTGGCCCTCACCACTCTATATAGTgcaggcgacaggggcccaccaaccagcgaacggttgggcgcccccgatcagggcgcggacgaggtcaaggggtcgtgccagagccgttgggctctggtgcggtggagatcaatcctaacattctcccccttgatctcaacttttcttttaactttatactttcactttattcgtttcattttggatcagtccatagggcatgtttcatcgtcacagctctattaccgatagaatcagacagccacaatacacttctctgttttgaaacaaattcttttacttttgggcctcttatgatccaggataggtaagactttcccttaaacccatgccggctacgtgttccttgaacacgctgggtggtaagcctttcgttagcggatccgcaagcatatcttttgtccttatatgctcgagacttattGCTTGATCCCggaccttgtgtttcacaacataatacttaacctcaatcgtttcgtagcattactcgacttgttgttgtgagcataaaactgcaggctcattgtcgcagtacatctttagtggtttgtcaatacaatctaccactttcaagtcggatataaatttctttaaccataatgcccgccccgtggcttcataacatgctataaattctgcatacatcgtggatgatgcaactatggtctgtttggagcttctccacgaaatagctccccctgcgagggtgaatacatatccagatgtggattttctatcatctttatcccccgcaaaatctgcatctgaataccctcttatttctagggaatcagatcttctgtatgttagcatgtacttctttgtgcctttcacataacgtaatgccttctttaccattttctagtgttcaaaacctggattttcttgatatctaccgagtactccggtgataaatgctaagtcagggcgagtgcacacttgtgcatactgtaggcttccaatagccgaagcatatggaaccgctttcattcgatcgagctcgtattgattttggggactttgatgtttcccaaaactatcgcccttgactataggggcaggtgtggcactgcacttatgcatattatacttacttagaatcttttctaaataagccttttgcgatagtcctaatactccattgttcctatctcggtgaatttctatgcccaaaacatatgacgcttcaccaagatctttcatatcaaaatttgaggacaagaacttctttctatcttgcagtagactaacatcactgctggcaagcagaatatcatccacatacaaggttaggaaaatatatttcccacttttaaactttgcataaacgcaattgtcctcaatattttctttaaatccaaatctcttaattgtctcattgaactttagataccactgtctggaggcttgctttaatccatataaatggatttctttaggcggcatcccatttcttccttgccttccatgatgattcatgtagacattttcttctaaatccccgtttagaaatgccgtctttacatccatttgatgcaactctaaatcaaaatgtgcaactagtgccatgatgattctgaaggaatccttacatgagaccggagaaaatgtctcattgtaatctatCCCTTCTCTTTGTGTAAATCGTTTTGACACAAGTCGTGCTTTGTACTTTTCAGGAGGTGGTtgttgttgctccctttcatgctcaacaaatggttcattcgTCTCCTGACGGACATGTTCCGAACTTTCACTCATCGTTGTCATGGGTGGAGTCACAACAGGCGCCTGCACCACAACAGGTGCACATGgtagcgcaaaaaatggctcttgagtcatcggattaggtgcatgcaccctcttctcctcaagatcaattttcggagctaccatgctccccctcatcatttcGTCTTCTAAGAAGACATCATGTCTCGTTTCCACAAACTTTGTGTATTTCTCTAGACAGTAGAAATGATAAActtttgacttttcaggatagCCGATAAAATGGCAACTGACTGttttggtatctaactttgcgatatttggattgaatactttggcctcagtagggctcccccacactttcaggtggtttagagaaggcactctccatgtccatagctcatacggcgttttgggcaccgatttgcttggtactctgtttagaatgtgaatagcggtttttaacgcctcaatccacaatcccatgggtagggtggaatagctcatcatactgcgcaccatatccataagggtacagttgcgcctttcagctaccccattctgccgaggttcgcccggcatcgagtactgagcgactattccagtctcctgtagaaaccttgcaaaaggtccagggacttggccatatggagtatgtcgaccgtagtactcccctccatcgagtaatcatccgtgaatgttatgaacgaatcatagccatccacacttttcaccgaaaatggtccacatatatcggtgtgaattatttctagtgCTGCTGTGCATCGATTTGCACCTTTtttttaatttgctttacaaATTTTTCTTTAATGCAATCGATGTGCTGTTTTATGGCtgagaattctaatggaggaagaataCCATTTTTAACAAGCCTTTCTATTCTCCCCCTTGAAATATGGCCTAAGCGACAATGCCATATTTCGACGATTCATcagttcttttcttttcttttgttctttgtcCGACACGGACAACACTTTTTCTCATTCACTTTACACACAGACAAtacccacataagcattattACACCATATGGCACACTTGCCATGTCCTTCCTGTCAATGCGTACTTTTCTGTCACCAGTTGCTACAGCAGCTGGGTCGCACATATCTTTGAAGAACCAGTGAACTGGCTCTTTATTCTTTCAAGATACTTCCCTACGAAAGCACACTCTGCAATTGAGCCCACAATAGCGTTCTCAATTGTATTCTTTATAAATGGCACGTAGCCACTTTTTATTCTGCCATGCAGAATCATCTTTCTTGTCATTTCTGACTGGATCTTTTGGTCTGACCGACTGTGGGGAACGCAGTCCACCTCAGCCAAATCGACCTTCTTCTTCATTCAGTGTAGTTGTCACCTCTGAGGgttggaacatccttgatgcaacttatcaagtagtaccctcctttaaaccacaatgaaatgagatcataacaacaattgcatgcaataattcaacgttggtcaaaattagaacatacaactgtttgtgcaattaaaactatatcaccgttgggcagaaaATAGAGATAAATGCACACCTTATTGCAACAAAACATGATCATGTCATTAATAACGTTGGTCCAAAATAACATAATCATAATTCTCACAATAATCACTTTAATCATTTCTTTAAAATGTAACTTTAACTATTTGCAGCGGAAACTTTGAATTTGAACTTTTCAGAAGCATCTCTGTTACTTTTTAATTTTCTAAAACAAATATCTCGTTGGTTCAATTTGCTCAGAAAAAACTTAACAAAAATGCTTCTTTTACTATTGCAGCGGAAACTTTAACTTTAAACTATTAACTTTTCAACTTTTCAGAGACATAAACTTTCACTTTTAATTCCTGAACAAATATCACGTTGGTTCTATTTATTCAGAAAAAATCTAGACAAAAATAGGCCTAAAACTGACCTAAAATAGTCAAAAAAGCCTCTGAAGATAATTAACAGAAAAACTGTTAAAAAAAAATGGCCGCATGCCAGAAACCCGGCCCATGGCCTGCCCAGCATGGGCATTGCTTTTCTTTCGCCGCTCGGGGCGTCACTGTGTGGCCCACGCGGCCCGCGCACGCCACGCGGCGCTCACGCTGCGGCTTGCCACGCGGCTTTGTCGGCACGCGGCCGGCACACGGCCCACCACGCGGCCCGTACGCGGCCTCGACGCGGCCTGCCAGGGACGCGGCTAGGGTTTTGATCCTGGCCGTTGATTTCGATCGGACGGCCGTCCTTTCATATCGGGAGAACAAAACCGCCCCCAACCGGCCGCCCCtgctgaaaaaccctaaaaacatttGCCCCTTGCTCCGTCTCCCGCTCGCTCGCTCGCGGCGGCGGAGATAAAACTCCGGGCGCCCGTGGCCGGCACCacgccggcgacggcgagcccaccaCGGCGGCGGCTCGGTGGTATTCAGCCCCGACGAGCTCCCCTCCTTTCCTCTCTGtatccggcggcggcgcggaggcttCACCTCCCGCCCGCGAGCGCGGCCATGGCGGCTCGTCGGCGACGGCAGGCTCTCCCGCCACTTTCCCTTCTCTGCCTTTTCCATTCTCACTAttggggttagggtttggttgcgGGGATCTTCACAAGATCTATCCTGTTCATACTTTTCTACCCGAAAAAACACAGATCTACACACTAcctcggctctgataccaatgttaAACACTCTAGATCGATAGGTGTAGGATCTGTGCCGGTAGAGAGacagtctgtgagcatttaccttATCCCTGGAGGACGACGAACCCGTCGGATTAGACATGGTGGCGATGGCGACGATGACGGTGTGAGGTTGAGGGAgagaggtggcggcggagcttcccgtcggcactgcaCTAACCCTAATCGGTGGGTCTGGTGGGGCGAGTGGCTGCTCAGGGCAACCTCGTACCGTGTGCCACTGGCCCTCACCACTCTATATAGTgcaggcgacaggggcccaccaaccagcgaacggttgggcgcccccgatcagggcgcggacgAGGTCAAGGGGTCGTGCCAGAGCCGTTGGGCTCTGGTGCGGTGGAGATCAATCCTAACACAGGGGAGTAGGAGACAGTCCTCCTATTGGTACTTCCCCGGCATGGCCGCATGGGTGAGCAGTCTAGTTCTCTCCCCAGGAAGGAACGTATCTCCTTCGACTCCAAACAGTCTCTTCAGTCATGGTGTGTCCATCGATTTAACTCCTCATTTTACAAGCCAGGATGTTCAGTCAGAAATCACATGGTATGTGCACAACTGCACATCTCTAATTGTGCATCCACTAGAACATGACTAGTTGCTCGCACTCACGATCACGCGTCGTCGTATCCATCTTGCCTTTTTGTGACCGTAACTAGCACGAGTCAAATGCGTCTTGCGTGCATCTGTGTCACCCCAAGCAGAGGTCTCCAAGTCTTGCTCAACATCGCACAAGTCAGCAAACTTTTATTGTAGATGTTGATGTATGGAGTGCACACAGATGACCAATTCATGACCAAGTGGAATTGTCTGTTCCCTTTTTGATGTACCCATGGTCACGCGGCCCGTCTGGTTGACGACAAGGTGGTCTAAAATTTATATGCAAGAAAAGTCTTCCATGCTCTGAAGAAAAGATACATATGGTATACAACCTTCCCCCAGTTGCTATGCAAATCACTCTCTCCCACCTCATGGGTTCAACGAACAGAACTGTATTAGCTAGCAGGCAGCTGTTGTTGCTGATGGCGTGGAGCCTAGCACCCACTGCCATGAACATCAAGGTGGCATCTGCAACCCCTCCTTCTGCCGCTAGCCTTGCGCACTGCCCCAAAACCTGTGGTGATGTGAGCATCTGGTACCCCTTCGGCGTTGGGCCAGGCTGCTTCCGGCAAGGCTTCGAGCTCATCTGTGACACCGCCACTCAGCCTCACAAGCTCTTCCTTGGGAACACCACCACCCAGGTGACCAGCCTCTTCCCTTCAGGAACTGTCCTTGCATCAGTCATGTACACCATCCCCCCCATGGCGCTGGGCACTGGCACCTACAACCTGTCCTGGGAGTCTCCAGGAAGGAACCTTAACATCGTGACCTACAATTACCTGGCGTTTCTTGGCTGTGGCGTCGGGGTCTATCTATTCCACCCTGACACTGGTGGCCTTGTCGGCCATTGCACGGTCAAGTGTGCCTCCGTGGCGAGCATGACCGTGGCAACTGAAGGGGGGATCTGCAATGGCATGGGCTGCTGCACCGTCACTTTCCCCGTGTTGTTTCGACGGTTTAAGGTGACCATCATCAAGAACAACGAGACGGTACCACAGCCATTCGCCAATATAACCATCAAGGCCTTCTTGACATTCCGCTCGTATAAGTTTAGTATTGCGGATCTGTTGTCTGACAAGATAAATGCGAGCACTGTTGGTGCTTCCTCTGCATACCTCTCGACTGTAATCACGGACAAACCCAATTGTGCAAGAGCATTGTCCGATGATAACACACAGTATGCCTGCGGCAGTAGCGACTGTGTGGATGTGCCAAATGGAGGCTACTCATGTACCTGCTCTGGCAGTTCCGACGATGGCAATCCATACCTTCCTGATGATTGCAAACAAGGTACTTGCAAACACTCTAGCACTAAACCATGCCCAATGTTTAAGATTGTTTGCTCATCCAATGTTCTGATGTTCAAGAATATACTGGAAGTTTTAATAGTTTTCTTCAACAattggaatatattaatatcgctaATATACTACCTCTGTTCCAAATTAGTTGACGTTGATATTTAGTACAAATCAGCGTCAATTAatctggaacggagggagtaccgaTAATATGGGACCTGAACTATAAATTTATAGAGTGGTTAATTTATTCGCTGGCTCTTATCTTATCACACATACTAATATTTCTTAACTGGAACAGAGTATAACCCTACCCCCAAACTGAATTGTTCAAGATCATGTGGTAGCATGAACATTCCTTTCCCTTTTGGGATTGAACCAGGCTGTTATGCTACAAGGAGATTTCAACTAAATTGTGCATCCAATCGCACTCTTATTGGCAGACCACCTGCAAAATATGAAGTGACAAATATTTCATTAGATGATGGACTCCTGTATGTTAATAAGCTTTCTGAGTTTGAAGATGCTAATACGAAATATCTATCAGTATACTATGGTGGCTCTGTATATTTTAGTCAGCAACTAGTATATGGGTTGGATAAGTCTGATTTATCTGAGGAGTTTGCTGTGTGGAGGTGGTCTGCGACCAATCTTACATGTGAAAATGCAAAAAGCGGCAGTGCATATGCATGCCGTAGCACACATAGTGAGTGCCTTGGTGTCACAAATGGGAAACTCTACATTGGTTATCGTTGCAAGTGCTCTCTTGGCTTTGAAGGAAATCCTTACGTCCAAAGTGGATGCATAGGTACGTCTTCTTGTAGTTTAGTGTGTTCTGTTTTGTGGTATGCGGCAGAACTATGGAGATTTATCATCGAATTGCCAAGTAAATTGATATGTTATACATGGAATTTTATGGTATGCTGTTTGCAGATCTTAACAACTTTTTAGTAAACGAAGGAAAATAGGACCATAAAATGATATATTGTCATGGAGATTTAACATGGAATTTCCAAGGGAAGTGATTGTTATCTGTAGAATTATATGGTATACCGTTCTCAGATATTAACGAGTGCTCACTCCAAAGAAAGAAAAGAGGGTCATAAAATAATATATTATACAACACCAATTTACATTTTGGCCTTTTATTTGCAGATATTGATGAGTGTCTGATACCCAATAACTGTAATGGGATATGCTATAACCTGAAGGGAAGCTTTCGTTGTTGCCCTCATGACACGTATTTTGATCTGATAGGAAAACAATGCACTCCCAATAAGCGGCAAAATCTTATTTTGGGTATGTCAGTGTTAGGTCTTTCTTACTGTTCGCTGTGTTGTGTATTCCGATTGTCATAGAACTACATTAAAACTTCATTTGTTGCAATTACTCATGTAGGAGTTGCTACTGGGATTGGCAGTGGTTTTGGTGTTCTAGCTATTGCACTGAGTACAATTGTAGTAGTGAGAAGATGGAAAAGAGACACTCAAAAGAAAATCCGAAGAGCATTCTTCAGAAAAAACAAAGGCCTACTCCTGGAGCAGCTAATCTTATCCACAAGTGAAAGTGTTACCCACACCACAAGGATATTTTCTTTGGAAGAGCTAGAAAAGGCAACCAACAACTTTGATCTAACACGCATTCTCGGGCACGGAGGCCATGGCACCGTCTACAAGGGGATTTTATCCGACCAAAGAGTGGTGGCTATCAAGAAGTCCAAGATTGTTGAGCAGAGTGAAATAGACCAGTTTGTCAACGAGGTTTCCATCCTGTCCCAGATCATCCATCGCAACGTCGTGAAACTCTTTGGGTGCTGCCTTGAGTCTGAGGTGCCGCTTCTTGTGTACGAGTTCATCTCTAATGGCACACTACATGACCTCCTCCATGGTGATCCGGGTGCCAAATGCTCGTTGACTTGGGACGACCGTATCAGAATTGCTCTGGAGGCTGCAGGGGCGCTTGCTTACCTCCACTCGTCTGCTGCAATGCCTATCTTTCACAGAGATGTGAAGTCAGCCAACATACTCTTGGATGACACTTTCACCGCGAAGGTTTCGGACTTTGGTGCCTCCAGGTCCATTTCCATTGATCAGACTCATGTGGTTACAATCGTGCAGGGGACATTCGGGTACCTCGATCCAGAATATTACTACActgcagtggcggagcttgaaaaAAATCCTTGGGCGGGCCAGGCTTAAAGAAACACCATAAAATTGTTCTGAGATATCCTCACCTCTTCAATAGATATTAATCATTGATCAAATCTTTTTGTTCCATTGGTTACAAAATCAGCAGATGAATACATATATCTAATATTACGATGTATCAAAAGAAGCTACACAAAAATAAGCATACGTATATCCTTTTTTTTTCAATACAAAATCTATGAGTGACCTTTCCGATTGTTGTTGGCTGTTGCATTTTACAAAATTGAAGAAGAAATTCCCAATTTAGTAAACAATGAACAACAAATATGCTATAAATTTCTACTCCATGAACAATGAACATCTAAGAATTTAGGAAAATAAATACGATTCTGTAGTATGTAACTCGGGCAGGGAATTGGAGAAGAAATGTGATTGATTCTGTCCTGGGTTTGGTCTCACTTTTCAGGCAGGAAAATCGCTCGGTCTCAGGCTGGCAGCGTGGCCCCGTGCCCTTGCAGTGTGTCCGTGGCTGCGGGCTGCGACGACCCCCTGGCCGACCCCCGGCTGCTAGCGGCGGCGCGGCACTGCTTTGCCTCCTCTGCTCCACCACTTCCCCCTGATTCCCCCTCTATTTTTGTCCAATTGCAAAACCTAGCGAGGAGAATCCATGGCGATAGCTTCCGTCCAGTCTCGGGACTGAGAGGATAGCTGACTAGAAGACAACGTAGGTAATGCGTGCTGGTGGGCTAGGCCTTAGATGTATAGGGGTTACAATTTTTTGGCAAAAAAGCTGGGCGGGCCATGGCCCAGTTCGGCCCCAAAGGAGCTCCGCCAGTGCTACACTGGACAGCTAACCGAGAAGAGCGACGTCTACAGTTTTGGTGTGATACTTGTCGAGCTACTAACAAGGAAGAAGCCAATTTTCCTCAACTGTCTTGGTGATAAACAGAACTTGGGTCATTACTTCCTTCGAGGGCTAAGAGATGACACTGTCATGGATATAATTGATCCTCAAGTTGTGTATGAGTCTAGCCAAAGCGAGATTGATGAGATCGTATCGGTTGCGGAGACGTGCTTAAGGAATAAAGGAGAACAGAGACCTAAGATGAAAGAAGTGGAGTTGAGGCTGCAGCTGCTGAGAGCTAGGAGACCTCCTAGAACACACAACGAGGAGTCGCAATGGGACAGCGAGGCCAAGCCTCTGTTACCTCCAACGAAGTCCAAGTCTACGTCTCTGGTCATGGAAAAGAATGTTGAGCTTGGCATTGTCGCTAATCCGGCGTCGCAGGCTCTGTCTAGGTGCTATACCATGGAGCAGGAAATGATATCTTCATCTGAATTTCCCCGTTAGATGTAGGTTTTGTtaaaccaaactcaccgagtgttTTGTTTTATTATGTAAATACAATACCTTGTTGCTTTTAGTACTCGCTCCATAATGCATCACAGATTCAGTCTCTGTAACTAGTGACCAAGGGGTGGATAGTGTCAAAATGTGTACCCGAGATTCAGTATAAGAATGTGTTCAGGATGTTCATTGTAAGAATGTGTACACGATGTTCAGTGAAAGAAACACGTGGTTGTCTtgtttattccctcgaatttcgtTAGCCAGGAATGTGGGTGAAGAACTACTAGAATTTCCTGTTATTTTGCTCGATTCTTTCCTCTGAAAGGCTTCTGACCTGGAGCGTCTGGGTAGAGCAATTTAATATTGCACCCAGGTTTTAGCTACAGCATACATATTACCACGGTTGCCGTTTCTCACAACAAGGTCGATATGTCCGAGTGGTTAAGGAGACAGACTCAAAATCTGTTGGGATTTGCCTGCGCAGGTTCGAATCCTGCTGTCGCAGATTGTTTGTTCGGTGACCATGTTTTCCCCTCCACTTGAGCACACTTCGACTAATGTTTTGTAGGACTTGGTGAATGGTGATTGTCTTGTCACGGTGTACAACTCTTTTTTTTAGACTATACAAGGTGTAAGAACTTAGGTAGTAAACTCTCGTGTTTACTCTTTAGCAAATGACATTGCACGGTTCATGCCACAACatggcaacttcacatcccacgagaaAAATGTCTTGGTCCATGTAATTTGAATATTTAGACTATACAAGGTGTAAGAACTTAGGCAGTAAACTCTCGTGTTTACTCTTTAGCAAATGACATGGCACGAgaaaaatgtttttttttttttgagaattgcTCTGCATTTATATCACGAAAAGATATAAAGTTGTTGACCCTTACAATCATAGAGAAACACAAACACAAAGTACCAAGAACACCTAGAACACCCtaagtgatgaggacatccctacctcactactacctccgtcattgcaagctgaagatgaacctgctgtgaagctcaagtccaatgaagttcggattggaccaattacaagggctcgtgcgaagctacttaaacaacaggtgaacttgtttctaaacggtactttgattgatgagaactttataccgcctaagtcctattacttatgtatcatcaggtatcaagaggagacgagcatcgcacgaggagaggagcagctggacatgaagacggacgtcaagatggcagtgaagatggacatggagctggacatgaagatatctcatgaacgcgcgagggaggagcgggaggcatgcgcgagaggagaagacgacgtccggGTCCGTAACCCGGTCAGACCAGCCCCTCAGACGGACCGCCGGTCCACAGGCCGACCGGTcggcaaccggccgccaaccggatgagttttctcgtaccgggcaaaaatcggaaagttgcgaagtttccggtttccgcccggttgaccggaccaccgaccggcccgcccggtccacagcccggtcgaccggatcccagaccggacgcgtccgagtctgtctcgaccagatctattctgggtcggttttctttgtatcttttcgaccagaacttgtcccggacgcctatataactgtccaggacgccccctagctgctttagaccacgtttaagataaaccctagttcttagttgtttgctctgcaaaactattgaattccctacaccatattgcttgatattgtgtagatcctgataaagtcttgtgtgatctgctgttccattgggaattagacgattgcaacttaccgcttcgtggtcggcggctacgtgcgcaagtgtgtggagttgcgaatatcttgcagggttgagagctgttgcattggcgacagggaccaatcgagagaactcgttgcg
It includes:
- the LOC127291862 gene encoding wall-associated receptor kinase-like 1, with amino-acid sequence MVYNLPPVAMQITLSHLMGSTNRTVLASRQLLLLMAWSLAPTAMNIKVASATPPSAASLAHCPKTCGDVSIWYPFGVGPGCFRQGFELICDTATQPHKLFLGNTTTQVTSLFPSGTVLASVMYTIPPMALGTGTYNLSWESPGRNLNIVTYNYLAFLGCGVGVYLFHPDTGGLVGHCTVKCASVASMTVATEGGICNGMGCCTVTFPVLFRRFKVTIIKNNETVPQPFANITIKAFLTFRSYKFSIADLLSDKINASTVGASSAYLSTVITDKPNCARALSDDNTQYACGSSDCVDVPNGGYSCTCSGSSDDGNPYLPDDCKQEYNPTPKLNCSRSCGSMNIPFPFGIEPGCYATRRFQLNCASNRTLIGRPPAKYEVTNISLDDGLLYVNKLSEFEDANTKYLSVYYGGSVYFSQQLVYGLDKSDLSEEFAVWRWSATNLTCENAKSGSAYACRSTHSECLGVTNGKLYIGYRCKCSLGFEGNPYVQSGCIDIDECLIPNNCNGICYNLKGSFRCCPHDTYFDLIGKQCTPNKRQNLILGVATGIGSGFGVLAIALSTIVVVRRWKRDTQKKIRRAFFRKNKGLLLEQLILSTSESVTHTTRIFSLEELEKATNNFDLTRILGHGGHGTVYKGILSDQRVVAIKKSKIVEQSEIDQFVNEVSILSQIIHRNVVKLFGCCLESEVPLLVYEFISNGTLHDLLHGDPGAKCSLTWDDRIRIALEAAGALAYLHSSAAMPIFHRDVKSANILLDDTFTAKVSDFGASRSISIDQTHVVTIVQGTFGYLDPEYYYTAVLTEKSDVYSFGVILVELLTRKKPIFLNCLGDKQNLGHYFLRGLRDDTVMDIIDPQVVYESSQSEIDEIVSVAETCLRNKGEQRPKMKEVELRLQLLRARRPPRTHNEESQWDSEAKPLLPPTKSKSTSLVMEKNVELGIVANPASQALSRCYTMEQEMISSSEFPR